The following proteins come from a genomic window of Mus caroli unplaced genomic scaffold, CAROLI_EIJ_v1.1 scaffold_19447_1, whole genome shotgun sequence:
- the LOC110288722 gene encoding zinc finger protein 431-like, with protein MQETYRNLNAIGFSWETQNIEEHCQSFGRHRRCERSQXAEKPSEYTQRGKACALHAHSHAQRHERIHTEKIPSEVIHCVKDFLPYASLQVHKRTQTRQTHYECNQFSKGFAMPSRLKRHERFHTGEKPYKCNQCDKSFSNHNHLQSHRRTHTGEKLYKCNQCDKSFSNHNHLQSHRRTHTGEKPYKCNQCDKAFXXXXXXQSHRRTHTGEKPYKCNQCDKAFSHKSNLQKHIRIHTGEEPYKCNQCDKAFFQYSTLQSHRRTHTGEKPFKCNHCDKAFSEKCSLQKHIRIHTGEKPYKCNQCDKAFSEKHSLQKHIRIHTGEKPYKCNQCDKAFSEKSNLQKHIIRIHTREKPYKCNQCDKAFSEKCSLQKHIRIHTGEKPYKCNQCDKAFSQYCHLYVHRRTHTGEKPYKCNQCDKAFSQHSTLQIHKRTHTGEKPYKCNECDKAFSRCSNLHIHRRTHT; from the exons ATGCAGGAAACCTACAGGAACCTCAATGCTATAG gCTTTAGTTGGGAAACCCAAAATATTGAAGAACATTGTCAAAGTTTTGGAAGACACAGAAG GTGTGAAAGGAGTCAGNGTGCAGAGAAACCCTCTGAATATACTCAACGTGGTAAAGCCTGTGCTTtacatgctcacagtcatgcCCAAAGGCATGAAAGGATTCATACAGAAAAGATCCCCTCTGAAGTTATTCACTGTGTCAAAGACTTTTTACCTTACGCAAGtctccaagtacataaaagaacacaaactAGACAGACACACTATGAATGTAATCAGTTCAGTAAAGGATTTGCAATGCCCAGTCGTCTTAAAAGGCATGAAAGatttcatactggagagaaaccctacaaatgtaatcagtGTGATAAATCCTTTTCAAATCATAATCATCTTCAAAGTCatagaagaacacatactggagagaaactctACAAATGTAATCAGTGTGATAAATCCTTTTCAAATCATAATCATCTTCAAAGTCatagaagaacacatactggagagaaaccctacaaatgtaatcaatgtgataaagccttt NNNNNNNNNNNNNNNNTTCAAAGTCatagaagaacacatactggagagaaaccctacaaatgtaatcaatgtgataaagccttttctcaCAAAAGTAATCTCCAAAAACATATAAGGATACATACTGGAGAGGAACCCTACAAATgcaatcaatgtgataaagcttTTTTTCAATACAGTACCCTTCAAAGTCatagaagaacacatactggagagaaacccttcaaatgtaatcattgtgataaagccttttctgAGAAATGTAGTCTCCAAAAACATATAaggatacatactggagagaaaccctacaaatgtaatcaatgtgataaagccttttctgAGAAACATAGTCTCCAAAAACATATAaggatacatactggagagaaaccctacaaatgtaatcaatgtgataaagccttttctgAGAAAAGTAATCTTCAAAAACATATAATAAGGATCCATAccagagagaaaccctacaaatgtaatcaatgtgataaagccttttctgAGAAATGTAGTCTCCAAAAACATATAAGgatacatactggagaaaaaccctacaaatgtaatcaatgtgataaagccttttcccaATACTGTCATCTCTACGTTCATAGAAGAACACATAccggagagaaaccctacaaatgtaatcaatgtgacaAAGCCTTTTCACAACACAGTACTcttcaaattcataaaagaacacataccggagagaaaccctacaaatgtaatgaatgtgataaagccttttcccGATGCAGTAATCTCCACATTCATAGAAGAACACATACCTAA